DNA sequence from the Puntigrus tetrazona isolate hp1 chromosome 2, ASM1883169v1, whole genome shotgun sequence genome:
TGACGCTTTCTGTGCAAATGGAAATGGAAGAAGCAATGTTTGCTCTCCAAAGTGTAAAGGCTCCGTTATTTATCTTCCTTGTGACATTCAGCAAAAGTCAACAAATCCCAGACCTGCCGAACATAGACCTACAGCTCTGCAGTGATCTGGCAAATCTAACTCCTGCAGAGACAGGATAAATTCCTAAATCCCTCTCCACACATTACACTGGGAAACCATGGTCATGGATAACGCTCGCTTTACGCAAGACAAAATATGCAACTCTTCTAAAGCGGCTTTCGCATcttcaaaatgaaaagtgaGGGAACGGTGTAATCTTTTGAAACATATTTCGCTATTACTTGGCACTAAGACCATGGAGGCTATTTCTTATACATCAGTCTTGTGTTGTTTGCTTGGTAAGAGGTCGCAGTTTAACATCCTTGTTCTTCATCTCACTGTCTTGTGTGTAAAGGTTGTGCTCTCTTATGTAATCAATGACCGAGTCTGGTAGGAGATATTTAACACTGTGGCCTCTCCGTAGGGCTCGTCGGACTTCTGTAGCACTGATCTCATTGTAGACCCACTCCCGAACCAGGAAGATGTTCCGCCGGTGCCTGGACAACAAGTCAGACTCGTGTATAGCCAGGTCTGGCTGCAGACTGCCTCGGCTGACGCAGACCAGTCCAAATCGGCCCACCACCTCTTCTACGTGATCATCCCTCCACAGACCAGGCACCTTAAAAGTGTCCATGAAATCGGCTCCACAAAGCAGCTTCAGCTGAGGAACGTCTGTAGAGTAGACAAAAACTCTCTTTATTAATTGCATGTTATTGTTGAACTGCACAAACGCAAACGATCAATATGTaaatgagtttctttttttttaacagatttggagaattttACCATTACATCACTCGCTCACCAATAaatgcactgcagtgaatgggtgccgtcagaatgagagttcaaacagttgattaaaaacaaaatttataCTCTATTCCTCTGCTGAAAAAATAGTCTTCCTTAAGCAATATTGAAGATAGAGCACTTATGTAGCCTGATGTTATGGATTTTTGTTAATTGACAAACTTGTGTTATTTGGATtagttatgatatttttatcagctgtttgggctcttATTCCCATTCCCTGCACAGGATCTATTGGTAAACAGATgatgtaatgttacattttttcatgAGGAAACAAACTTCTGGATGGCATGTGGGTAAGTAGATTTTTCAAGGTGATGTACGTAATGTTAGCTGTTTTGAAACCATTTAACTGTTGTAATTAAAGAGGGAGAGCAGCTGCATTTCGTCGTAATACTGTCAAAGTTGTCAAAAGAAATGGCACAAAACTGACAACTGCTTATGAAGCTGAACATGGCGCTTAACATGAATGATGGCAGTGCAAAGAGCTGTCATAGAGACTGATATTATAATTGATAAGACTGAAAACAGTGATACTTACTGTAACAGACACATTTCATGAGTGCCAATCCATACAAAATAGCTCACAGCACCTTTTAAATGTGTCCGTATTAAAACCAAGTGCTTCTGAACAACAGCgatgtcatttatttacctcaaaacatattatttttacatccaTGAAGCTCAAACATTTACAAGATGCCCGCATTGGTGTcactgttaactaaaactaataaaactactttttggtttttaaaaataaagctaaaataaaaataaaacagaacatgaATATTAGTTAAAAACTTTAGCAGCAATGAATAAGttaatgttgcaaaattaataaaaaacttttatctgTAAAGCAGATCTTTAGAAGCCAATAGTGTCATTAATCAGTTCAATTAGATTTTAACAGTGATTCAGTTagtaatgcataaataatataagaaataacacaaaaataatgaatttctAGGCAGCTTTTTCTTAATATAAAGCTGCCCAGTAAGGTGtcaaaaataatttgcatattatatgaattcaaatatatgtacataaattggcccaaaataacattgaaaataGTACTATTATGAAACAGcttcacaatttaaaacaactgttataGAAAATTCAATCAAATTATCcattaaaatccattaaaatccacaaaatcaattattatttctaatatatatatatacatacacacactacatATACTCAATTACTTTTTCTGCAGTGAAAAAAATTCCAACAAATGATGCCAAATTACTATAACGTTCTGCTACCTGGAATACTGGAAAACAGCATGGTGGAAATTGCATTCTACACAGATTTGGTGTCTGTTAActgatttgcatatttatttcagtgtatcagttgcaaatgcaaacaaaaaacaacgcTATCAATAAAGTTCCCCATGTCTTTCAATATGTTGTGGTAGCTCATAGACAAAATGTTTGAAACTACTTGAACCCTTGCCCAAAATCTGcacaaatctatttttttttcttttcttcaacgCTTCATTAGAAATCATTTCATGGCTAAGTAATGCAAGGGCTCGACCTCAGCAGTCATATTTACAGGATATGAAAGAATCAATAGTATGCTTTTAAGTCTAATTCTCTTGCTATAACGTGTCTGTGTTTGAGAGCTGGCTTTTGTTTGAGCAGGCGTGAATTGCAGGGGGCAGGAAAATGAACCTTGGCGGCCCACTAAAGCTCTTTATTTCTACTCCATGTGACTAAACATAGATCTAAAGAAATGCATGGGCATGGGGGAATGCCACCCGCATAATACTTATTCTAATAATGGATACATTCATGAAAAAACACGGTAAATAAAAGCATTGTGCGCATTCCAATACAAACACTAATATTTCCAGACAATCACAAATGACTTAATTCATTAAGTGCCTGATTTCTTTGAGTTGGCTATAATGAGGTTTGCATAAAAGCAACTTAATCAGAAATAATCCCTGAGATAATTCGATgtgaaatctaaaattaaaaggatccctttctgtaaaaatgtcaatGATTTTCAGCTGCTTTTAGGTTAATTCCGACTGATATGTTTATTAATCATTGTAACAGAGGAATtaatatgaatttctttatgTCATCTTCAGTCCAAGCCATAAGAGTTTACTGTTAAAAAGTGCAAGtaacatttcatatttgacAGCTGTTTCACAAATTGAAATACAGCCAAAATTATTTGTGATTCgtgtcatttaaaaattgaattttaaaaacaagaatgcTTTTCGCTTTGTGTTGCTGACACAGTAGGCACAccgataataaataaaaatattattcgcaaatttcaataaaattagTATTTCACAAAATGCTTCATTtcctttaattcatttaaatgtgttaattatttaattcatttaaataaaaacaccattaCTGCTCTCCCCTAATGTTCAAAACATGAGTACGGCTTTGCTTCAGTCCACTGCCAAACAAAAGAAATTGCACATGAAAAAATAGCATTAGAACAAGCAGTGAATAAGGGAGTCCTCTGAAAGGTTTTGAGATAAGATGGTATTTGTGGGCATGTGTTCTGTCATTCTTGGCACTTGTCTTGTTATAAAGTTGTCCTGGCTATTAATCTCAGCTTCATTAACAGTCCGAGCACGCTTGTCTTAAGCTCAGTCATCCTGTGGAGGGTATTAGGCTTCATTAGCATGCTTCTCTACAGCAACCCCAAATAAAAGCATTGTTGAAAAGAGGCCTAATAGCACTTGTGCTGGCCAGATCGAAGACAACAGCCTGTTTTAAATGCATCGGACTTATCTAAAGTGActagcaaaaacagaaaaggctTTGTTGGGCCAGAGAGGAGGTTTAGAGGAAACCGAATTGCGATGAGAGGTAAAGACGTATTGCGATGTGGGCGGGGCTTACCAGAGACTGTGGGTGGATCCTTGCTGCTGTGGTACTGAGCAGCTATGCGGTTATAATGGTACCTGCGTTAGGTGAGCCAGggagaaacaaacacagcagataAGCAACGGTAAACATGAATGGCCATAATGTGCAGGTAATCAGCTTATGAATGGAGGAGAAGCTTTACATTCACACTGAATTGCATGAGCCTGTACGGTAGATGTGTATCTTAACTTCTCCAATCTCTCACAAGAGGCTCttataatgttgttgttaataGCACTGGCTGTAACTAAAGGTATAACATGAATAGCAAAAGTGAAAGGCATAAGAGCTTGCGTAATATACAGTGTGCAAAGGACATTTGAATGAACCAATAGCAGAACCAATCAGGGAAGCGAACCATTCAGAACCATTAAGATTAGTTAGATggttcagttcattttaaaagggtgctctaaatagaaaaaaaaaattattaaagtttGGCATTGTCTTGTAACACCAGAAAGAAGATAAGACTTGacatgcaacaaaaacaacacactcaCAACCTACCAGCTGTATTTTGAACAACAGCAAAAGTATGTTAcagatttgttatatttatctttaaataaaaaataaaccgtGTTGATCGGTAGGTAGAATGAAGATAGGTAGATATATCTCATTTTTTATGCATCCTCTATGTGTAggataaatgaaatgctttaaaaaattttgGCCAAAAAGACTATTATAAGGCACATAATTTACAAATACACCTCGTTGCTACCCATGCTGAACACATTTTGTAACAGAGCCTGTATGTAAGAAGCATAGCACTTCTGTATGtcctttaaaatagcaaaaactcAACCTGGTAATTCATCACATAGGTCAACTGCAAGGGCATATAATCAATTGTGTGATTTCGTCCACTTCTGCCAGGAAGTAAATTACGAACCTAGAAAGACAAAGCCCTGGCACAGGCCCCTGGCGCAAGAGCAGCCATCCTCCTCCCTGGCATCGGAGTATTAATTAGCCACCTAAGGGCATAGCTAGCAGTtggcataaaacaaaatttgaGTGCTCTGAGGGGTCCTTAAACAGTCTCTCGTTACTTTACTATCTCTTGAGGGATTCAAGAGGAGGAATGGCCCATCACGACGAAAACAGGGGGCAAGAATTTGGCACGGGTGCAAAAAACGAAACCCACTAGCAGTCAAATGCTAAAGGATGAGAGGGTGTTTCACATTTTGTGCGGCAGAATCGGAGGAGAATGGAAACTGTGGCTGTTATGATGGATAGTAGGGCCGGAATGAGTCACGTCAGCGCATGGCTATTTCATATCTCATACACGAGGAATTTAAGGATTCGCCTCCTATAAAGTTTTGGCTTTAGTTCAGCTCTGAAATTTCGAAGATGACAATGAGTTTGTGAAGTCCTTCATAGAGGGTGATGCAAGGTGAATTCACATCTAAAGGcgacatataaaatataattggaACTTGAAATATTTCTGCAGAAGAGATTGAATATCTACATTTTTTATCTATATACCTTCGCCTACGTGTGCTATTTTTCTAGTAGCCTATATATTGCACTATATAAATGAGACTTGGGTATGTGAGATGCAACGCTCTAATGTGAACCCTCAGTTCATTTAAGAGAAGGATAAGGCTACATCGGGCGTAACTGTATGCTGTATCATAAACTGtcattcatattaataaagCCAGTATGTTTAAAATTTGAACAGTGCTTttgaagtaaagaaaaaaggCAACTTTCCTATCATCAAAGATGACTCTATCGCTGCACTTCTGAGCAGTTTCTGGGATAATGGAGGTGCAATCAGCATTTAGAACCCCATCTGTCAAAACCGGTTAATGTTTCCTTTACAGCCAGTGTCCCAGTTGTGTTAAAAGACTCCAGAAAGTTACTTGCCTtgtcaaacttttgactggATAAATGATTTGCGTTAGTCACAGTAAGAAGCCAAGGCAGGATACTtcctaatattgttttatatatatctatatatataaattcaccTCATGGTCACCACAGTCTCTGTCCAGTCCTCCTGCTGGCTCTCCCAGTCATCCACAGAAACCCAGCCAGAGCTCTGCAGGGCAAGTCTTGCCATAGCCAGTCTGTGTTTGGAAGCAGCAAGACCCTGTTTACCATAATCATCACCGACAGGAGATACAATGCCACCTATCACACGATACAGACCTACGAGATGAGGAGAGACAACACATCCCAAAAAAAGTCAAGTACATCAGATGTCAAATATAAGtcgcactttattttaatgtccaaTTCTGGCTTTTCCCCTCAACAAACcctaattggctttttattagtGAGGTAgcttaggtattgggtaggattaaggatgctgaatatgttcatgtaaaataaatgctaatgaaCAGCCATTCTGTTAATAAGAAGAATGCTAAGAAGCAACTaggtaatagtaataatatgtaCCCAATTATAAAGCATTTCACAGTTGTAGCTCAAACATTAtatgaactgataaaatgtcTATCgtgaatgcaatgcaataaagGAATAGGTCACCCATACGCCGAGTGGTAGGtgttaatttttcaaaatggagatttatacatcatctgaaagctgaataaatgtgcTTTCAACTGATGTGTGGTGTGTATGGACGATATTTGGCTGAGAGAcaaccatttgaaaatctggaatctgaggatgcaaaaacaaacaaacaaaaaaacctaatcaaaatatttactttaaagttgtccaaatgaagatcttagcaatgcatattaccattaaaaaaataggttttataaaatttttggtagtaaatgtacaaaatattttcatggaacatgatctttacttaatatcctaatgagtTTTGGTACAAAAGCAAAATTCATCATTTTGACCtgatacaatttatttttggctattgctacaaatataccccagttACTGGTTTGTGATACAGAGTCACAAACTTGCTTAAAAAATTaactcaccctcaggtcatcTAAGATGAAATTGTTTATTCATCATAAAAAGGAGAAATTTAACTTCACATCACTTTCCCACCAATTGATCTTCtgtgtgcagtgaatgggtgccgtcagaatcagagtccaaacagctgttaaaaacacGTTCAAAACATTGATTTCAACTGTCTACAACGGTTTGATGTGGGCAGAAGCTAAACCATAGTCAGGTCgaaacatcttaatgatgaTTTTGTTAATTATGACTTCACAAGGCTTTAAATGACGGACCAGAGTCATGCACTTTTCTCCAGTGTGATGTTTTAACaactgtttgaactctcattctgacggcagaggatccactgatgagcaagtgatgtaatctACACCTTctgatggcctgagggtgagcaaCATTTCAGCTAATGTTcctttttgggtaaactattcctttgaaGCACCTAGCGtatgaatgaaatgtaaataattgcTTGATTATTAAACAGACGTTGATTCCTCTTCTAAGTGCTGCAGCCCTACAAAAGTTTCTAAGCCA
Encoded proteins:
- the nmnat3 gene encoding nicotinamide/nicotinic acid mononucleotide adenylyltransferase 3, with product MAGRIPLVLLACGSFNPITHQHMRLFELARDHMHQTGLYRVIGGIVSPVGDDYGKQGLAASKHRLAMARLALQSSGWVSVDDWESQQEDWTETVVTMRYHYNRIAAQYHSSKDPPTVSDVPQLKLLCGADFMDTFKVPGLWRDDHVEEVVGRFGLVCVSRGSLQPDLAIHESDLLSRHRRNIFLVREWVYNEISATEVRRALRRGHSVKYLLPDSVIDYIREHNLYTQDSEMKNKDVKLRPLTKQTTQD